In Fibrobacter sp. UWH6, one genomic interval encodes:
- the nuoL gene encoding NADH-quinone oxidoreductase subunit L, with the protein MTNLPLWFIPLFPLIGTILLGTIAVISSGSKKGPSEGFVGALAVLFPALAFASVVLLAFGMPETGIRQTLCNWIDVPMLKVDIGFLFDGLSRIMLLFVTGIGSLIALYSIGYMHGDRGFARFFAYINLFLFSMIVLVLSDSLLLTFLGWEGVGLCSYLLIGFWNYDVNNCKAANKAFIVNRVGDIGFLLGMLVLCTIGGSAILNYDQLAAFIQMVVSGGHVEIVIPFLSLAGICFFVGCTGKSAQIPLLTWLPDAMAGPTPVSALIHAATMVTSGVYLLARLGSMFAMLPTVLDIITVVGMLTAFWAAVAGLFQNDIKKVLAYSTISQLGYMFMAAGVAAFDASIFHVFTHAFFKAALFLGAGAVIHALAGEQDMRKMGGLVKKVPVTACVMIFAFLAIIGIPGFAGFWSKDLILERLYMSGPMGPYYYAVGLLTAVITAVYMGRLIILTFFGSYRGSKESEHHIHEAPACMLIPMVILAVGAVFSGYMWADSIGLTFFRDMLAPVVGAAQLSVAHSEAHVNPMVFAGLGTAAAVLGLVIAWAKFGKARIPEAKGSSAPTGKMATWTFLFDIIHGWFICLTNVVAWIIENCVDKLVLFVQWLVAGIVEILGDGVASFQVRKVRLQLALSVAGVVALVLVVLLTGGMI; encoded by the coding sequence ATGACTAATTTACCGCTTTGGTTTATTCCGCTCTTCCCGCTCATCGGTACCATCCTTTTGGGTACCATCGCCGTGATTTCTTCCGGCAGCAAGAAGGGCCCTTCCGAAGGTTTCGTTGGCGCGCTGGCCGTGTTGTTCCCGGCTCTCGCTTTCGCTAGCGTTGTCCTGCTGGCTTTCGGCATGCCCGAAACCGGCATCCGTCAGACCCTCTGCAACTGGATCGACGTCCCCATGCTCAAGGTGGACATCGGATTCCTGTTTGACGGTCTGTCCCGCATCATGCTGCTGTTCGTCACTGGCATCGGCTCCCTGATTGCGCTGTACTCCATCGGTTACATGCACGGCGACCGTGGCTTTGCCCGCTTCTTCGCCTACATCAACCTGTTCCTGTTCAGCATGATCGTGCTGGTCCTTTCCGACAGCCTGCTCCTGACCTTCCTGGGTTGGGAAGGTGTGGGTCTCTGCTCTTACCTGCTGATCGGTTTCTGGAACTACGACGTGAACAACTGCAAGGCTGCAAACAAGGCCTTCATCGTGAACCGCGTGGGTGACATCGGCTTCCTCCTGGGTATGCTGGTGCTCTGCACTATCGGCGGCTCCGCCATCCTCAACTACGATCAGCTGGCTGCTTTCATCCAGATGGTCGTTTCCGGTGGCCACGTTGAAATCGTCATTCCGTTCCTGTCTCTCGCCGGTATCTGCTTCTTCGTAGGCTGCACCGGTAAGTCCGCCCAGATTCCTCTTCTCACTTGGTTGCCCGATGCAATGGCTGGTCCGACCCCGGTTTCCGCCCTCATCCATGCTGCAACCATGGTGACCTCTGGCGTGTATCTGCTTGCCCGTCTCGGTTCTATGTTTGCCATGCTCCCCACCGTGCTTGATATCATTACCGTTGTCGGTATGCTCACTGCATTCTGGGCCGCTGTGGCTGGCCTCTTCCAGAACGACATCAAGAAGGTGCTGGCATACTCCACTATCTCTCAGCTGGGCTACATGTTCATGGCTGCAGGTGTGGCTGCATTCGATGCTTCCATCTTCCACGTCTTTACCCACGCCTTCTTCAAGGCAGCCCTGTTCCTCGGTGCCGGTGCCGTGATTCACGCCCTGGCTGGCGAACAGGATATGCGCAAGATGGGTGGCCTGGTCAAGAAGGTTCCCGTTACCGCATGCGTCATGATCTTTGCATTCCTGGCCATTATCGGTATCCCGGGCTTCGCCGGTTTCTGGTCTAAGGACCTGATCCTGGAACGTCTCTATATGAGCGGTCCCATGGGCCCCTACTACTATGCAGTTGGCCTCCTCACTGCTGTTATTACCGCAGTCTACATGGGCCGTCTGATCATCCTGACCTTCTTCGGTTCCTATCGCGGTTCCAAGGAAAGCGAACATCACATTCACGAAGCTCCGGCTTGCATGCTGATCCCCATGGTGATTCTCGCCGTTGGCGCAGTGTTCTCCGGCTATATGTGGGCAGATTCCATCGGCCTTACCTTCTTCCGTGATATGCTTGCTCCTGTTGTTGGTGCTGCACAGCTCTCCGTGGCTCACTCCGAAGCCCACGTGAACCCCATGGTGTTCGCCGGTCTCGGCACTGCCGCTGCTGTTCTCGGTCTCGTGATTGCCTGGGCCAAGTTCGGCAAGGCTCGCATTCCTGAAGCCAAGGGCTCTTCTGCTCCTACCGGCAAGATGGCTACCTGGACCTTCCTCTTCGATATCATTCACGGTTGGTTCATCTGCCTTACCAATGTTGTTGCCTGGATTATCGAAAACTGCGTGGATAAGCTGGTTCTGTTTGTCCAGTGGCTGGTAGCCGGCATTGTTGAAATCCTGGGTGATGGCGTTGCCTCCTTCCAGGTTCGCAAGGTTCGCCTGCAGCTCGCTCTTAGCGTTGCCGGTGTTGTAGCCCTTGTGCTCGTTGTTCTTCTGACCGGAGGTATGATCTAA